ACCTTCTGGGGGTCAAAGAGCTCAAGCCTGCTGGGGTCGTCAAGTTTTTGCAGTTTTGAGGGGTCAAATTTATGTCCCATGAGAAAGATTATATTAGCTTTAGAAGTTCTCTGAGCTGTTTTATCTCGTCTCTTAGCTTTGCAGCCTTTTCAAACTCCCACCTTTTGGCACATTCCCACATCTCCTTTTCCAACTTGCTTATCCTTTCTATTAGGTCTTCCTCTGAGGATATGCCCTTGGGTAGCTTTAGGGGGAGCTTTACATAGTCCAGCTCCTCTATAGCCAAAAGCTCCTTTATAGGCTTTACTATACTCTTTGGAGTTATGCCATGCTCTTGGTTGTATTTCTCTTGAAGCTGTCTTCTTCTGTTTGTCTCTTCTATTGCCCTTCTCATAGACTCTGTAATCCTGTCCGCATAAAGGATAGCTTTGCCGTTGATGTTTCTCGCAGCGCGTCCTATGATTTGGATTAGGGAGGTATAGCTTCTGAGAAAGCCTTCCTTGTCCGCCTCAAGTATGGCAACAAGGGAAACCTCTGGCAGGTCAAGCCCCTCCCTTAGTAGGTTAACACCCACTATAACCTCAACAGTGCCTTCTCTTAGCTCCTTTACCACCTTTGCCCTTTCTATGGCGTCAAGGTCTGAGTGCAGGTATTTTGCCCTTATGCCTCTTTCGTTTAGATACTCGGAGACCTCCTCCGCAAGCCTTTTGGTAGTAGTCAAAACCAAAGCCCTTTCACTTCTCTTTCTCCTTTCTTGAATTTCCCTTATTAAGTCTTCAAGCTGGTTTCTTGTGGGACGCACTTCCACCACAGGGTCAAGAAGCCCAGTAGGTCGGACAATCTGCTCCACTATTATACCTTTACTCCTTTGGACCTCCCAATCTCCAGGGGTTGCGGACATGTATATAACTTGGTTGAGCTTTTGCAGGAACTCCTCAAACTTAAGAGGTCTATTGTCAAGAGCGGAAGGAAGTCTCCAGCCGTATTCTACAAGTTTTTCCTTTCTTGAACGGTCTCCGTTATACATAGCCCTTATTTGAGGAATAGTCACGTGGGATTCATCCACTATAAGCAGAAAATCCTCAGGAAAATAGTCAAGAAGGGTAAAGGGTGGCTCTCCCGGTTTTCTACCATCAAAGTATCTGGAATAGTTTTCTATTCCCTTACAATGTCCAAGTTCCCTTATCATCTCTATATCGTGCATGGTTCTTTGATAGAGCCTTTGAGCTTCCACAAGTTTTCCATTAGCCTTAAACCACTCAACCCTTTCCTTTAGGTCCTTCTCAATCTCTCTTAGGGCTTCCTCTATGGTATCCCTTGGTGCCACATAGTGGCTTGCGGGAAAGAGAACAACCTTTTTAAGGTCTTTTATCTTATGTCTGTTTAAGGCATCCATTAAGCTAATGGAGTCTATTTCGTCATCCCAAAACTCAATCCTTATAAGCTGGTCTTCCATATCTGAAGGGACAACCTCAAGGGCGTTGCCTTTTACAGCGAAGGTTGCCCTCCTTATGGCATAGTCGCTCCTTTCGTAGCCTATCTCTACCAGCTTCCTTGTGAGTTTACTTAGGCTATACCTCTGCCCCACCTCAAGAGATATCCTCAAGGAATAGTAAGCCTCCGGTGAGCCAAGACCGTATATGCAAGAGACAGAGGCAACCACTATAACATCCCGTCTTTCAAGAACCGATACGGTGGCGGAATGCCTGTATCTCTCAAGAATCTCATTTATGCTCGCATCCTTTTCTATGTAGAGG
Above is a window of Aquificaceae bacterium DNA encoding:
- the uvrB gene encoding excinuclease ABC subunit UvrB, which gives rise to MKALTGFCMKTSLKPAGDQPKAIKELLENLESGVKEQVLLGATGTGKTFTIANVIEKYNKPTLIIAHNKILAAQLYRELKELFPENAVEYFISYYDYYQPEAYIPEKDLYIEKDASINEILERYRHSATVSVLERRDVIVVASVSCIYGLGSPEAYYSLRISLEVGQRYSLSKLTRKLVEIGYERSDYAIRRATFAVKGNALEVVPSDMEDQLIRIEFWDDEIDSISLMDALNRHKIKDLKKVVLFPASHYVAPRDTIEEALREIEKDLKERVEWFKANGKLVEAQRLYQRTMHDIEMIRELGHCKGIENYSRYFDGRKPGEPPFTLLDYFPEDFLLIVDESHVTIPQIRAMYNGDRSRKEKLVEYGWRLPSALDNRPLKFEEFLQKLNQVIYMSATPGDWEVQRSKGIIVEQIVRPTGLLDPVVEVRPTRNQLEDLIREIQERRKRSERALVLTTTKRLAEEVSEYLNERGIRAKYLHSDLDAIERAKVVKELREGTVEVIVGVNLLREGLDLPEVSLVAILEADKEGFLRSYTSLIQIIGRAARNINGKAILYADRITESMRRAIEETNRRRQLQEKYNQEHGITPKSIVKPIKELLAIEELDYVKLPLKLPKGISSEEDLIERISKLEKEMWECAKRWEFEKAAKLRDEIKQLRELLKLI